A DNA window from Verrucomicrobiota bacterium contains the following coding sequences:
- a CDS encoding DUF2191 domain-containing protein has translation MRTTVTIDDTVEKRLRQYAGKHSLKFKQALNEVLRKGLAEANKPQTTKPYKTKPKMVGLKSGLNYDNVAELIEQVEGPSFQ, from the coding sequence ATGAGAACAACAGTAACTATCGATGATACTGTGGAAAAACGGTTAAGGCAGTATGCCGGAAAGCATTCGCTTAAATTCAAGCAGGCCTTGAATGAGGTATTGCGGAAGGGTTTGGCGGAAGCTAACAAACCACAAACAACCAAGCCTTATAAGACAAAGCCCAAAATGGTTGGCCTCAAGTCAGGTCTGAATTACGACAATGTAGCGGAATTGATTGAACAGGTCGAAGGTCCGTCATTTCAATGA
- a CDS encoding type II toxin-antitoxin system VapC family toxin — protein MILVDANLLFYSEDALSPKHNEARAWWDKTLSGEEQIGLAWITCMAYIRIFTNPRAVQSPLSIEEATLTVESWLSQPVVQIVEPSTSFWSILQKLLVESQAVANLSSDAYLAALAIDHDCELCSTDADFSRFKGLRWRNPLEG, from the coding sequence ATGATTCTGGTCGACGCAAACTTATTGTTTTATTCAGAGGACGCCTTGTCTCCCAAGCACAACGAAGCTCGTGCCTGGTGGGATAAAACACTTTCAGGAGAAGAACAAATCGGATTGGCATGGATAACCTGCATGGCCTACATCAGAATCTTTACGAATCCCCGTGCAGTGCAGTCACCTTTGAGTATTGAAGAAGCAACCCTAACAGTGGAGAGTTGGCTTTCACAACCTGTCGTGCAAATTGTCGAACCCTCGACTTCCTTTTGGAGTATTTTGCAAAAGTTACTTGTTGAAAGTCAGGCGGTCGCCAACCTGTCCTCGGATGCCTACTTGGCAGCCCTCGCCATCGATCACGATTGCGAACTCTGTTCCACGGATGCCGATTTTTCTCGATTCAAAGGACTTCGATGGCGCAACCCATTAGAGGGTTAA